TTTCAATAAGATCTTTATCGGCAAAGTCGAACCCAATCATCCAGGCGAGCGAGGGGATGAGTATGATAAATAAGCTGATCGCTAGTCCGGGGCTGAACCGTATTTTTTTGTCTACATCCATAAATTAATCATAAACAGTATAGCGTAATTCGCGCGCATAAAACAATTAACTCGCCGAAAAGCATTTTATGATACACTAAGCTTAATCAGGTTAAATCAAAACATATGAAGCCATATTATAATCAGTCCACTAATGAGGCCTTGCATTCACTTGAATCTAGCGAAGCGGGTTTGTTAGCCTGAAGTAAGGTAACAGCGAACCGAGCAGTATGGGCCAAACGCTTTGACCTTAAAGGGCGAGCCCCTTTGGAAGAAGATTATCGAGCCATTTCGTAGTATTTTTATGGCCATACTGTTCTTGGCAGCCGGTATCAGCTTCTTCATGGGTGAAAGCCTGGACGCTATAATAATTCTAGTCATAATCTCAATTAGCGCAGCTATATATTATATCCAACGGTTTTCTACAGAGAGAGTCCTTAAAACACTCAAAAAATATGATGCCGCTAAGGTCGAAGTCTGGCGTGATAATAAAACGGCAGAAATACCGGTCGAAGAACTGGTACCAGGTGATATCATCAGATTGTATGAAGGTCAGAAAGTTCCGGCTGACGCTCGTATCATTAATGCTAGCAATGTGCGTGCGGACGAGTCATTACTGACCGGCGAATCGGCTCCCGTTACCAAACAAGATGCTGCATTATCCGGTGAACAAGAAACGTATTCCCAGAAAAACATGCTCTTTTCGGGTTCGTTTATTGTCGACGGCGAAATTACAGCACTAGTAACTGCAACCGGCAACGATACAGAGTTTGGCAAAATTGCTGTATTGGCTCAAAACCGCGAAACCAGCTCGCCGGTACAGCAAAAAATAGACAAACTAATTGAATATATTGTCGGTGTTGTTGCTGTGTTGGCGGTATTCTTGATTATTTTAAGTCTTTTCAGAGATACTAGTTTTGCAGAGGCGGTTCACTTTGTACTGGCTTTATCTGTATCGGTTATACCGGAAGGTTTGCCAGTAGCTATATCGGTTGTTTTGGTGTTTGGCATGCGTCGGATGGCTCGCCGCAAGGCTTTGGTTCGGAATATGGCAGCCATTGAGAATATCGGGCTGATCACCACAATTGCCAGTGACAAGACCGGCACGCTCACCAAGAATCTACTGGAGGTAAACACTTTGTGGCACCTGGATCCAAAAGCTGATTTAAGCCAGACCGCCGCTTACTTATTACTAAGTACCAACCGCAAAAACGATGTAGCACACGACCCGCTGGACGAAGCCTTCATCGCCTATGCCAAAAAACATTCGCCAAGCAAAGAATCATACGAACAAGTTTCCAGCCATCCGTTCGATCCGGTTGTAGCAATGAGTGGAAACGTCTGGAAACATAAGGGCAAACACTGCATTTATCTGAAGGGTTCACCTGAGCGTATACTGGAAAAGACAACACTGACTGCAGCTGAAAAAAGCAAGGTGGAGGCGGAGCTTACTGAGCTATCGTCACAAGGGCTCCGGGTTATTGCGCTGGGTCGGGTCAACGATAAACAAGTTAAAGATCTTGATGAGCTCAAAGGCGTACCGATTGAGTTTTTGGCACTCATTGCGGTTGCCGATGAACTACGCCCAGAATCAAAGGGGGCAATCCGCGAAGCTCAACGCGCCGGTATTACGGTACGAATGATTACCGGTGATCACTTTGAGACGGCATACAGCATAGGCCGCCAGCTCGGACTGTGTGATTCACGCGACCAAGTATTTGATAGCCGTCGTATAAAAGACATGAGCGACGAAGAACTGTCGGAAACAGTCAAGAATTCTCGAGTTTTTGCCCGCGTAATTCCGGAGCACAAACATCGCATTCTTGAAGTATTAAAAGAGCATGATATTACCGCCATGACTGGCGACGGTGTTAATGATGTACCGGCCTTGACTAACGCGCATATTGGGTTTGCCATGGGTAGCGGTTCTGAGATAGCCAAAGATGCTGGTGATATCATACTGCTTGACAATAATTTCAAGAGCATTACTGCCGCCTTGAGCGAAGGTCGGAAGATCTTTGACAACATTCGGCGAATGCTTTTCTTATTACTGACGACGAGTGCCGGTGAAGCTTTAACATTTATGGTAGCTTTACTGATTGGTATGCCGGTTCCAGTACTAGCGGTTCAGATTTTGTGGATTAACCTGGTTACCGATACTGCTATGGTTATCCCGTTAGGTTTGGAGCCGGGCGAAAGCGATGTTATGCGCCGTAAACCGCGCAAGCCTAACAAGCCGATTCTTGGTAAGGTCGTGATAAGCCGGATGATTTTTATTGCCGCCGTTATGGCAACCGTAACCCTAAGCTTGTTCCATTACTTCAACCAGTTTATGAGCGAAGATTATGCCCGAACTATCGCTTTCAGTGCGCTTGTAGTGATGCAATGGGCTGATGCGTTTAACGGCCGAAGCTTGTGGCAATCCATATTTATCCGTATCAAGACTATGAACAAAGCTTTCTACGTTGGGTTGACTATTGCGGTAGTTACACAGATGCTGGCTTTGTTCGGGCCGCTTCAGGGGGTATTGTCGCTTGAACCAATTTCAGTTCAGCACTTCTTGATCACGACGGTTATCGCGATGGCTCCGATTATCGCTGCTGGTGAATTACACAAGTTCTTTATTATTAAAAAGATAGACCCAGATTTCCGTTAAAACACAAGCATTGTTGGGTAAGACCTAACCCTGTGGTTAAATAATAGGCGAGTAGCTAAACTATGCAAGAATTTATCCCATTTTTTATTATATTGCTCATTGCCGTAGTCTTCTCTTGGGCGTTTGCTCGAGCGCGCATTCCATGGGTAGTGTCGCTTATTGTTGGTGGAATCATTGCCGGTCCAAATGGCTTCGGTTGGTTCAGCGGTAACGAGACCATAGATTTCCTGGCAACTATCGGGTTGGTATTTTTGATGTTTATGGCGGGGCTGGAGGCAAAACTTTCGGAGCTAAAAGACATAAAAGCCGATATCGCGATAATCGGTCTGTTTATTGGAATATTACCGCCGTTGGTCGGGACAGGAATTATCTTGAGTTTTGGTTATGGTTTAACCCCCGCAATTCTTATGGGCATCGTGTTTATGTCGCCAGCAATTGCCATGTTGTTGCCACAATTTCAAGCCAACAACATATTAACAACCAAACTTGGGCGAACCATTGTTAGTTCAACGGTTATTATTGATGCACTGAGCCTGCTGCTGCTTTCAGTGTTTTTACAATTTGCAACCGGTGGCGGCCCAAGCGTGAGTTCGCTATTGGTTTATCCGTTCGCTATGGTTCTACTAGGAGCTTTTGCCTGGGTGCTGCCGCGGGTACGGTGGCTGGTTGTGCCGCGTCCCGCTAAGGATGCTCCCGATATGTTTGAGCGGGAATTACGCTTTACCATATTAGTCTTAATCGGCTTAGTGGTGTTCTTTGAGTTCATCGGTTTGCACGCTATAATTGCCGGTTTCTTCGGCGGCATGATCTTATCACATGCTATGGATAGCGCAATTATTAAAGCCAAGCTGCACGCCATTAGCTACGGGTTCTTTGTGCCTATATTCTTTGTGTCAGTTGGTGCGAACACCGATTTATCGGTTTTTACAGAAGGCTTGCGTCCGCTGATTATTACATTTGTTGTTGTGGTAGCACTGGTTATTTCAAAGTTTTTCAGCGGCTGGATCGGCGCACGGCTGAGTGGGCTTGATAATCTTTCTAGCATGTTAGTTGGATCGTCAGCAATACCGCAACTTGCAACTGCGTTAGCAGTAGCGTTTCTAGGTTTCGGGGAAGGTATTTTACCGCCAGAATTGCTTTCGGCTGTTATCGGCATGGTTATCGTTACCAGCGTCGTCGCTCCGATATTCGTAAGTATTTTAAGCAGAAGAATCATGAGCCAGGCTCATCCAACTACCCGCAGCAACGCCTTGAGCGAGATGCCATCATCCGATGTTCACGCCTAGTACATACTTTTTAATGCAACCTAAGTTTATGGCAATATAACCGGAAGCATTTTGCATAAATTTTATAAAAGTAGTACATTAACAGTAGAAATTAATAATAATAGAAATTTAGGCATACAATATGGAACTTCATACATTCCTGGTCGCACTACACCTACTTGGTTTCGCGTTTGGTATAGGCGGAGCTACTGCTAGTGACTTGGTGTTTATTCGCTCAACTAAAGACGGGCAGGTATCTAAAGACGAGTACAAGTTAATAAAAACTCTATCTTTTCTGGTCTGGACAAGTGTTGCATTACTGATTGTGTCGGGTGCGGCAGCTATGTTGCTTGAATACAGGGAACTGGGCGAAATACCACGCCTGGGATGGAGTTTTTTCCAGATGAAGCTAATTATATTTAGTGTTTTGGTAGCAAACGGTATCATATTTCATACCAAGGTATTTCCGTACCTGAAAAAGAGCATCGGAAAGTCGTTTCGGTCTGCCTCCCTTCAGTCTAAGTACTGGTTGTTTGCACTAACGGGCGCGGTTTCGATTGTTTCCTGGTACACCGCATTTATTATGGTGGCCTTTAGCCGAGTTTGGAATGAATATTCTTGGGTGGTGCTGATAACCGGTTATCTTATGGTTATGGCATTTGGAGTGGTTGGTGCCTACCTCACGCTTAAACTACATGCTAATAACGGCAAGCTCATAAAAACTTTAAAACAGAGCAATGACAGTCAATTTGTCAGAGTGGTTTTGTTAATTGCTGTTGGATTAATTGGTTTACTTGTTCTACAGCTTTTGCATATTCACCTTGTCCAAAGCACTATCGTTCTTTAGGATATACCTGTTATGTCTGAAACCTTACTAACCCTACATATTGCCGGTGCTTTTATCTCGTTTGGTGTGGTTGCGCACGGTATAGCATCGGCACTTCTACGTAAAGGTGTACTGCAACGCATCAAGCAGTACGTTGTAACAGCTGCGGTGTATATGATTGGAACCGGTGCGGGCTTAATCATGTTACGCCCGTCAACGGCTGCACTGGCAACTTTTTGCATCAGTGGACTGGCGTTCACCTCTATGTTCGCAATTACTTACAAGCTAGCAGCTTGGCGATTGAGCCCACAAACCCTAAAACGTTAAACGCGCCAGTCGAGTGGCGCGTTTAAATTTAGCATGGGTTTTAAGGTAGATAAGAGACTGGTTAAGCAGCGGATCCTTCAAAACCAAAGCCTGCATCTTGCCAGCCTGCTAGGCCGTCGTCGAAATCAGCCACGTTTGTAAAACCAGCTTTCTCGATTGAAGCAGCGGCGGCGGGACTAGCCCCACACGTTGCCGAAGAACAATACACAACAAGCGGCGTATCCTTGTCGATGTTTTGCTTTTCTACCTCGTGGATTAATTCTGGTCCGTTAGGTATGTTTATAGCACCTGGAATATGACGTGCTTCGTAACTTTCTGGCGCAAGTACGTCTATGACAACGGTTTGCTTATTGTTTTGTCGTAGGTCTTTTAGTTCTGCTGCCGTGATTGATCGTGGCATAGATCCCCTTAATTTAGTCGATATTTTTACTATTATTTGGCAAGACCGAGTGCATGGTCAATCTTGTGCCTGTCAAAACCAAGCACGCTCACTTCTTCGCCATTATCTTGCTCAATGATTGTAAACGGCACACCAAGTTGACCGCTTTTCTCATACAATTCTTTGGCGAGTGACTGGTCTTCATCGGCTATCTTCTCATCGTACGTTATATCGTGGTTTTGCAGGTAGCTCTTGAGCATTTTGCAATACCCGCAGGTTGACGTACTATAGATTGTTATTTTAGACATGGTTGCCCTCCTTTATTTACTTTCTTCAACCGCGATTTGTTCGATCTTATGAACTAAATCATCCTGGTTCTTCAAAACATAACATATGCGCTGTCCGAACCGTTGCTTATCAACTAGCCCGACAATCTCAAAATTACGAAAGTGTTGCGATACGGCTGACGGTGATATATCTAGTTCATCTGCTATTTCTGAAACGCACATTTCCTGGCGAGACATGAGCAATTTGAACAACTTATAACGCGTCTTGTCGCCAAGTAGTTGCATGATATAAATTAGCCGCTCTTCCGAGTTGGTTAGTTGTGGATTATGAATGCTAGTTGATTGCATATAAGTATTTTAGCATACACTTAAACATCTGCAATAGGATTTTATGATTTTTTACGGACTGGCATTATACTGTAATGGTGACAAGACAAGCTAAAAATACAAAACTGTCAAATAACTCAAGTAAGTCAAACCGCAAGTTTAACCTGTTTGGAATCGGTGCTTTTATGGGTTTGGCAGATTTGGTTCCGGGAGTTTCCGGCGGTACAATCGCCTTTATTTTTGGTATATACGAAGAGTTAGTGGCGGCCATTAAAAGTGTCACAAGCAAGACAATCACACTTACTTTGAAAGGTAACATCATCGCCGCCTTTCGCAGTGTGCCGTTTAATTTTTTGGTTCCGTTGCTTGGCGGTATCGTGTTGGCTATTTTTACTATGGCCGGTCTTGTCTCGTACTTGATTGATAATCACACGACTTATATTTACGCTGCCTTTTTTGGGCTGATAGTCGGCTCAGTCTATGTTGTAAGCCAGCGGTTACCACGTTGGCGTATGCAGGATAAGCTGGCGTTGGTCGCAGGCGCAGTGTCAGTGTTTTTAATCGTCGGCTTAACTGCCGGTGATTTGCCAGCCACGCCTTTGGTGTTTTTCTTGACTGGTCTCGTGGCATTTTGCGCCATGATACTACCAGGTATTTCCGGATCATTAATCATGTTGATAATTGGTTCTTATACGGCAGTGTTGCAGGCTGTGTCGGATAAGAATATCTCACTACTACTGTTTTTAGTTATCGGCGGGGCAATAGGGTTAGCGCTGTTTTCGCGGTTGTTGTCATGGCTACTACTGTCTCATCACAACGTAGTAGTTGCGCTGCTTATCGGTATGATGATTGGCTCGCTCCGTAAAGTATGGCCCTGGCAAGAAATTGTAGAAGGTGATTTAACGCGTAATGTTTTGCCGTCTATTGACCTAAAGCTACTTTTGGTTTTCATCATAATAGTAGTGGCCGCGATATTAATTGTCCGGCTTGGTCAGCGAGGTATCATTCACGATCATCGTCTCGAAGATATCCGACAATAGACACATGATTAACAGTATATAAATATAAACGCGCCCCTGGTTTTATGATATTCTAATAGAATTATGAAACGGACATTACAAAAACAATTGTCGCGGTTAACACTGCCAGACTACATTTTTTTTGCAGGTGTTTGTGTAGCTATTGTGTCGCTTTTGGCGTTTTATTTTGTAGACTTGCGCAATGTTTTTGGATTACGTGACATACTTTTTGCGGTTAACCCGTTATATTTTTACACTGACTATGTGCCTCTATTTTTTGCTCACTGGGGTAGAAATGGTGGGTTGGCGGAGATCCTCCAATACGGTTTGCTCGGCAGCTCAGCTTTAATTATGATGTATTGCGCCGGCAGTCTTTATGCGCGTCGAATAGCTCAAACCAGTAAGGAAGCTCGCCGCCAAACTACGCAACTGTTTATGTTTACGCTACTGATAGCTGTAGCTTTGCTATTGATGCTCATGCAGGATGCTGCAGGCATTAGGCACACTCTTATGGGTTATGTGCAAGCAATTGCTGATGAGCAAGATCAAGGCGTGTTTGGCACACTATTTGAGATGCTTTACTTCATAGTGCTTGGCGGCATTCCTGTGTACGCCTATATTCGCTATGGTGCACCACTGAAGCAGTTGGCACGCGCCAAGGTATATATCATCATCGCTTATGTATTTTATTTTGCAGCCGGATCTCTGTCGTTCGCAGGTACTGCATTTTCTAAGCTGGTATCTCAAAACGTATACGAGATTGCTGGTGACAAGTTCTATAACTTTGCACTAAGTATTGGCGACCCGGGGCTGCAATCTGCTTGGGCTGCACTTCAGGCAACACATTGGTGGTACCCTATTGCGTTTAACTTGATGGATCATCTTGTAGAGGAGAACCTCGAACTTATTGCTGCCGGAGCATTTTTAGCAGCTGCAACATCTATATATATCTTTGTTAACAATACGAATACTCAGAACTCCGAAGTAAAACCAACACCATAGCGAATAAAGCGTATAATGAGTGTATGCATAAACAAAATACAGCCTATAACGATCTAAAAGCACTATTTATAAATTGCTCGATTAAGCAGGATAAAGCGCAATCGCACACACAGACATTGATGGATAAAGCAGCCAGTGTCATGAGCGAGCAAGGAGTGAAGATTGAGCATCGCTACGCGCTTGATTATGAAATCGCCTTTGGCATGGTCAAAGACGGCAACCAAGAAGGGCAAACTGATGATTGGCCGATGATTCAGCAAAAAATTATGGATGCCGACATTTTGGTGATTGGAACCCCGATATGGCTTGGCGCAAAGTCAAGTGTTGCTACCCAAGTTATTGAGCGGATGTACGCCTATAGCGGCGACATGAACCACAAAAATCAGTATGCTTATTATGGCAAGACAGGCGGGTGTGTTATTACGGGTAATGAAGACGGAGCAAAGCATTGCGCGATGGATATCTTGTATGCTATGGGGCATATTGGTTACACCATACCGCCGCAGGCAGACTGTGCGTGGCTGGGTGAGGCTGGACCAGGTCCGAGTTACGGAGACACCGAGTGGGACGGTAAGGTGCTTAATCCGCCGGCTGGTTTTGATAATCAGTTTACCAATCGAAACACCACTTTCATGGCTTGGAATTTAATGCACATGGCACGCTTGTTAAAAGACAACAATGGTCTGCCAGCAGTAGGTAACACCACGGAGGGATGGCAAGAGGTTACTAATGCTGCAAGTGACAACCCCGAATATCGATAAAAACAAAAAATAACGGATAATGCTAAACGCGCCAGTCGACTGGCGCGTTTAATGCAAGAAGCGTATCCAGTGCTTTAACTACTTAAGCAGGTTTGAATAGCAGCTGTTTCTTCTTGGTTGGGTTGCTGACCTTGTTGTAACTCAGTAAAGCGTTCTTCGCCGACCTCATCACTTACGCAGTCAAGTTGTTCCTGGGTTGGCTGCTGTTGCTGTTGTTGAGGTGGTGGTGTTTGAGAGCCTTGAGTGTCTTGTTGCTGGGCGACTTCTGGTTGTTTAGTTAGGTTAAGGTTCTCTACCCACGTGCCGCTACCAAAAACTGCAACTGCCATTAGGGTCAATACGGCGACACCGATTGTTGACCAGACCATATAATTAAAGTTTTTCAGCCCGCGTGAAAAACCGCTGCTGTCTGTAGATTTATCCTTGCTTGAATTTTGTTCCATAAGCACCACCCTAACACGCTAATGTGTTACCGCAAAACATAACATATTTTTTGTCGGGCTAGATTACTCAACAATAACAGTACCGGTAATGTGTGAGGCTAGATGATTGTGGTAACCCCACGTTCCACTCTCTTCAAAAGTAAAACTATACGTTCCGCCGACTGGAATTTGGCCGGAATCAAATTCCGGTAAGTCAGTGTGGCTGGGGTGCGTATCGGAAGCCACCCACATGGAACGATCAGCGTTATTTGTAAAAATTACCGTTTCGCCGGCACTGATAGATATTTCGCTTGGGCTAAAAGAGCTTCCGTCGTAGGTTACCTGTTGTGCGTCAGAAGCAGTTGAGCTTGGGTCTTGAGAATCGCTGTTGTTTGTTGTTGGGTTCGTATTTGTCTGCTGGTCAGTAGCTTGGGTGGAGGTTTCTGGGTTATTGGCTCCATTGGTAGCACCATTATCCTGGAATACCATAAATATCCCGATGCCGGCCACTAGTACAAAGATCGCTATTATTGCTAAAAACCCCTTATTCATCCTTGAGCCCCCATTATCCATTATGATTACGTTCGTGATTACAATTATACCATTGCGTGTTAGTGGAGAGCGGTGAGTAGTGAGACGTGAGTACCTAGTACCCAGTACCCAGCAACCAGTACACAGCACAACAGTACACAGTACCTAGTACGCAGTATCTAGTACATAGTACACAGTGCTTGGGTTTTTGGTTTAGAGTTCGCTGGGGTCAATCTCAAAAAAGAGTTTTGCATTGTTGTTGGCAAAGTCTGGGACGTAATCTTGAGCATAACTTCCAAGTCTGTCGATTGAGACTGCGTCTTTACCAAAAAATCCTTGCATTAAGTCAATCGATTCACGAGATCTGAGTGTTGCATGGATAAATCTTGCTTCATAGTCTAGCGCAGTATCAAAAGCCGCTTGCAATAATCGTGTACCAACACCTTGCCTGCGTAGATCTGGACGAACATTCACGGTGGCGATACCAAACATACCGGTTATCGTGTTGTGAGTCGCGTTAAGATAAGTATAATCATCAATTTCAAACTCAAGTTGCAGATCATTCGGGCCTGTCTCAATACCTCTAAAAGTCACCCGTTGTGGTGGTTCTGGGCAAAACTCTGGGTTCGACATAAGCTATATAATACAATAAAACATACTATATCGCTACATTTCTACCGTTTAACCCTATCCACTAACCCCTATCCCCTCATTACTCATAACTCACTCCTCACTACTCACCACTCATCACTATCCGCTAACCTCTAAGTACTACACACTAGGTACTGTGTACTATGTACTACGTACTGCTCACTTGTTAATTTATTGCCATATCCACTATACTAGGGGTCATAACAGGAGGGTATTACATGGTAAATTTCGCGCATCACACTGTAGAGCACACCCTAAGTCTAGGTGTATTAACCTGGATTGCAGTAGGTGTCGTCGCCGCATCGGGGCTGATAGCTGCAATTTATGCAATAAAGCAAAGGAGTAATCGATGAAAGTCCGTCTAGATGCTGAAGATAAAAATATAACTAACCAGGCCAAGGCTCAGGTGGATGGACCGAGTATAAAGGGTACAGCAGAGTTTACCGAATACGACGTGGATGGATGGAAGTATGTGCACATAGCGTTAGCGTTAGATGGTGACCCAAGCGTACTCACGCCCGGGCGGCACGCCGTGCATATTCACGAAAAGGG
This portion of the Candidatus Saccharibacteria bacterium genome encodes:
- a CDS encoding cation-translocating P-type ATPase C-terminal domain-containing protein produces the protein MPVPVLAVQILWINLVTDTAMVIPLGLEPGESDVMRRKPRKPNKPILGKVVISRMIFIAAVMATVTLSLFHYFNQFMSEDYARTIAFSALVVMQWADAFNGRSLWQSIFIRIKTMNKAFYVGLTIAVVTQMLALFGPLQGVLSLEPISVQHFLITTVIAMAPIIAAGELHKFFIIKKIDPDFR
- a CDS encoding cation:proton antiporter, which codes for MQEFIPFFIILLIAVVFSWAFARARIPWVVSLIVGGIIAGPNGFGWFSGNETIDFLATIGLVFLMFMAGLEAKLSELKDIKADIAIIGLFIGILPPLVGTGIILSFGYGLTPAILMGIVFMSPAIAMLLPQFQANNILTTKLGRTIVSSTVIIDALSLLLLSVFLQFATGGGPSVSSLLVYPFAMVLLGAFAWVLPRVRWLVVPRPAKDAPDMFERELRFTILVLIGLVVFFEFIGLHAIIAGFFGGMILSHAMDSAIIKAKLHAISYGFFVPIFFVSVGANTDLSVFTEGLRPLIITFVVVVALVISKFFSGWIGARLSGLDNLSSMLVGSSAIPQLATALAVAFLGFGEGILPPELLSAVIGMVIVTSVVAPIFVSILSRRIMSQAHPTTRSNALSEMPSSDVHA
- a CDS encoding rhodanese-like domain-containing protein; translated protein: MPRSITAAELKDLRQNNKQTVVIDVLAPESYEARHIPGAINIPNGPELIHEVEKQNIDKDTPLVVYCSSATCGASPAAAASIEKAGFTNVADFDDGLAGWQDAGFGFEGSAA
- a CDS encoding glutaredoxin family protein, producing MSKITIYSTSTCGYCKMLKSYLQNHDITYDEKIADEDQSLAKELYEKSGQLGVPFTIIEQDNGEEVSVLGFDRHKIDHALGLAK
- a CDS encoding winged helix-turn-helix domain-containing protein, which codes for MQSTSIHNPQLTNSEERLIYIMQLLGDKTRYKLFKLLMSRQEMCVSEIADELDISPSAVSQHFRNFEIVGLVDKQRFGQRICYVLKNQDDLVHKIEQIAVEESK
- a CDS encoding DUF368 domain-containing protein encodes the protein MVTRQAKNTKLSNNSSKSNRKFNLFGIGAFMGLADLVPGVSGGTIAFIFGIYEELVAAIKSVTSKTITLTLKGNIIAAFRSVPFNFLVPLLGGIVLAIFTMAGLVSYLIDNHTTYIYAAFFGLIVGSVYVVSQRLPRWRMQDKLALVAGAVSVFLIVGLTAGDLPATPLVFFLTGLVAFCAMILPGISGSLIMLIIGSYTAVLQAVSDKNISLLLFLVIGGAIGLALFSRLLSWLLLSHHNVVVALLIGMMIGSLRKVWPWQEIVEGDLTRNVLPSIDLKLLLVFIIIVVAAILIVRLGQRGIIHDHRLEDIRQ
- a CDS encoding flavodoxin family protein yields the protein MHKQNTAYNDLKALFINCSIKQDKAQSHTQTLMDKAASVMSEQGVKIEHRYALDYEIAFGMVKDGNQEGQTDDWPMIQQKIMDADILVIGTPIWLGAKSSVATQVIERMYAYSGDMNHKNQYAYYGKTGGCVITGNEDGAKHCAMDILYAMGHIGYTIPPQADCAWLGEAGPGPSYGDTEWDGKVLNPPAGFDNQFTNRNTTFMAWNLMHMARLLKDNNGLPAVGNTTEGWQEVTNAASDNPEYR
- a CDS encoding GNAT family N-acetyltransferase; the encoded protein is MSNPEFCPEPPQRVTFRGIETGPNDLQLEFEIDDYTYLNATHNTITGMFGIATVNVRPDLRRQGVGTRLLQAAFDTALDYEARFIHATLRSRESIDLMQGFFGKDAVSIDRLGSYAQDYVPDFANNNAKLFFEIDPSEL